The proteins below come from a single Deltaproteobacteria bacterium genomic window:
- the panB gene encoding 3-methyl-2-oxobutanoate hydroxymethyltransferase, translated as MGRKMTAPEIRGMKERGEKIVCLTAYDYCFARILDEAGIDLMLVGDSLGSVVQGHESTLPVTVEDIIYHTRAVIRGRRRALVVADMPFMTFQLGVDEAKRNAGRLVQEGGAEAVKLEGGVTQAATIEALVKMGVPVMGHVGLTPQSVHQFGGYRIQGRGEADARAILDDAVAVDEAGAFAVVLEGIPVQLAREISRRLTIPTIGIGAGMHCDGQILVVHDMLGLFDDFTPKFVKRYADLKGTIGGAVRTYMDEVRTAAFPAEEHAFH; from the coding sequence ATGGGACGGAAAATGACGGCGCCGGAAATCCGTGGCATGAAGGAACGCGGCGAGAAGATCGTCTGCCTGACGGCGTATGACTACTGCTTCGCCCGTATCCTGGACGAAGCCGGCATCGACCTCATGCTGGTGGGCGATTCGCTGGGCTCGGTGGTGCAGGGGCACGAGAGCACGCTGCCCGTCACCGTCGAGGACATCATCTACCACACGCGCGCGGTGATTCGCGGACGCCGGCGCGCCCTGGTGGTTGCCGACATGCCGTTCATGACCTTCCAGTTGGGCGTGGACGAAGCCAAGCGCAACGCCGGCCGGCTCGTGCAGGAGGGCGGTGCCGAGGCGGTCAAGCTCGAAGGCGGCGTCACCCAGGCCGCCACCATCGAGGCCTTGGTGAAGATGGGCGTGCCGGTCATGGGGCACGTGGGGCTGACCCCCCAGTCGGTGCACCAGTTCGGCGGCTACCGCATCCAGGGGCGCGGCGAGGCCGACGCCCGCGCCATCCTCGACGATGCCGTGGCGGTGGATGAAGCCGGAGCGTTCGCGGTGGTGCTGGAGGGTATCCCGGTGCAACTCGCCAGGGAGATCAGCCGACGCCTGACCATTCCCACCATCGGCATCGGCGCGGGTATGCACTGCGATGGGCAGATCCTCGTGGTGCACGACATGCTCGGCCTGTTCGACGATTTCACCCCCAAGTTCGTCAAGCGCTACGCCGACCTCAAGGGCACCATCGGCGGCGCGGTGCGAACCTACATGGATGAAGTGCGGACGGCGGCCTTTCCGGCGGAGGAGCACGCTTTCCACTGA
- a CDS encoding glutamate--cysteine ligase: protein MAVIERQDELEAWFHEAGKPREQWRVGTEYEKVGIERDTARALSYSGRRGVRAILEGLVSDYDWEPQEEEGFLIGLKRGNHAITLEPGGQIELSGEPCDDIHCSNAEFSQHIRELIDVAERFDVAFLGLGIQPFSRVDEIEWLPKRRYRIMGPYMSKVGTLGHRMMKQTATVQANIDYGDEKDAMAKLRTTMGLAPVIGAAFANSPISDGEPNGFKSYRGHIWTRTDADRCGLLEFCFSPDATFHHYVEYALDVPMYLISRDGHYIDMTAISFRRFLEHGHQGHYATMADWQLHLTTLFPEVRLKQYMEFRSADSQAPELMPALPALIKGLCYDADCLGAAWDLVKGWTFDERMTAYHDSHKDGLAARFRRYTLGDVAKEMVDIAWEGLARQHALSRRGEDETIHLKALRDLVQQGLCPADVILSKWQGEFRQDLRRLIDDSSYKLP from the coding sequence ATGGCCGTCATCGAGAGACAAGACGAGTTGGAAGCCTGGTTCCACGAGGCCGGCAAGCCACGCGAGCAGTGGCGCGTGGGTACCGAGTACGAGAAGGTCGGCATCGAGCGCGACACGGCCAGGGCACTGTCCTATTCCGGGCGCCGCGGCGTGCGCGCCATCCTCGAAGGGCTCGTCAGCGACTACGATTGGGAGCCGCAGGAAGAGGAGGGCTTCCTCATCGGCCTGAAGCGCGGCAACCATGCCATCACGCTGGAGCCGGGGGGACAGATCGAGTTGAGCGGCGAGCCTTGCGACGACATCCACTGCAGCAACGCCGAGTTCTCCCAGCACATCCGCGAGCTGATCGACGTCGCCGAGCGCTTCGACGTGGCCTTCCTGGGGCTGGGGATACAACCCTTCAGCCGGGTGGACGAGATCGAGTGGCTGCCCAAGCGGCGCTACCGCATCATGGGACCGTACATGTCCAAGGTGGGGACCCTGGGCCACCGCATGATGAAGCAGACCGCCACGGTGCAGGCCAACATCGACTACGGCGACGAGAAGGACGCCATGGCGAAGCTGCGCACGACCATGGGCCTGGCGCCGGTGATCGGCGCGGCATTCGCCAACTCGCCCATTTCGGACGGTGAGCCCAACGGCTTCAAGAGCTACCGCGGCCACATCTGGACACGCACGGACGCGGACCGGTGCGGGCTGCTGGAGTTCTGTTTCTCGCCCGACGCGACGTTCCACCACTACGTGGAGTACGCCCTCGACGTCCCCATGTACCTCATCTCCAGGGACGGTCACTACATCGACATGACCGCGATTTCGTTCCGCCGCTTCCTGGAGCACGGCCACCAGGGCCATTACGCCACCATGGCGGACTGGCAGCTTCACCTCACGACGCTCTTTCCCGAGGTGCGCCTGAAGCAATACATGGAGTTCCGCTCCGCCGACAGCCAGGCGCCCGAGCTCATGCCCGCGTTGCCGGCACTCATCAAGGGCCTTTGCTACGACGCCGACTGCCTGGGCGCCGCCTGGGATCTGGTCAAGGGCTGGACCTTCGACGAGCGCATGACCGCCTACCACGACTCCCACAAGGACGGACTCGCCGCGCGCTTCCGCCGCTATACCCTGGGCGACGTGGCCAAGGAGATGGTGGACATCGCCTGGGAGGGGCTCGCGCGCCAGCACGCCCTGAGCCGGCGCGGCGAGGACGAGACCATTCACCTGAAAGCGCTGCGCGACCTGGTGCAGCAGGGCCTTTGCCCCGCGGACGTCATCCTCTCCAAGTGGCAGGGCGAGTTCCGCCAGGACCTTCGCCGCCTCATCGACGACAGCTCGTACAAGCTGCCGTAG
- the mtnA gene encoding S-methyl-5-thioribose-1-phosphate isomerase produces the protein MSVRTIEWRDGELLLIDQRRLPRKEVYRVCRNYRQVAQAIRNMVVRGAPAIGVTAAMGVALGARHIRDRKNVDSAMRQVFETLADTRPTAVNLHWALERMRRVYEANRDGDLGTLRQRLEEAAVEMYDADIAANRRLGGLGAALLKDSRRILTHCNAGALATAGYGTALGVLRAMKDSGMPIDEVFVDETRPFLQGARLTAWELRKEDIPVTLITDNMMGYVMQQNRVDAVVVGADRVAANGDVANKIGTYTVAVMARRHGIPFYVACPTSTVDLSCPSGAEIPIEERADDEVTHIAGQRIAPDGVNTLNPAFDVTDHSLVSAIITEKAVVTAPYRSNLRNVCAP, from the coding sequence ATGTCCGTAAGAACCATCGAGTGGCGCGACGGAGAGCTGCTCCTCATCGACCAGCGGCGTCTGCCCCGGAAGGAGGTGTACCGGGTTTGCCGCAACTACCGCCAGGTGGCCCAAGCCATCCGCAACATGGTCGTGCGCGGCGCGCCCGCCATCGGCGTCACCGCCGCCATGGGGGTTGCCCTGGGGGCGCGGCACATCCGGGACCGGAAGAACGTCGACAGCGCCATGCGGCAGGTGTTCGAGACCCTGGCGGACACCCGGCCCACGGCCGTGAACCTGCACTGGGCGCTGGAACGCATGCGGCGCGTCTACGAGGCCAACAGGGACGGGGACCTGGGGACGCTGCGGCAGCGCCTGGAGGAAGCGGCCGTCGAGATGTACGACGCGGACATCGCCGCGAACCGCAGGCTCGGCGGTCTGGGCGCGGCGCTGCTGAAGGACTCCCGGCGCATTCTGACCCACTGCAACGCGGGTGCCCTGGCCACCGCGGGTTACGGCACCGCGCTCGGGGTGCTGCGGGCGATGAAGGATAGCGGAATGCCCATCGACGAGGTATTCGTGGATGAAACACGGCCGTTCCTGCAGGGCGCCAGGCTGACCGCCTGGGAGCTGCGCAAGGAGGATATCCCCGTCACCCTCATCACCGACAACATGATGGGTTACGTCATGCAGCAGAACCGCGTGGACGCCGTCGTGGTGGGGGCCGACCGCGTGGCCGCCAACGGCGACGTGGCCAACAAGATCGGTACCTACACCGTGGCGGTGATGGCCCGGCGCCACGGCATTCCATTCTACGTGGCTTGCCCCACCTCCACCGTGGACCTGTCCTGTCCCTCCGGCGCGGAGATTCCCATCGAGGAGCGCGCCGACGACGAGGTGACTCACATCGCCGGACAGCGCATCGCGCCCGACGGAGTGAATACCCTGAACCCGGCGTTCGACGTGACCGACCATTCGCTGGTCTCCGCCATCATCACCGAAAAGGCCGTGGTCACGGCGCCCTATCGCAGCAACTTGCGGAACGTCTGTGCTCCGTAG
- the ftsZ gene encoding cell division protein FtsZ: MFEMVDPIESGARIKAIGIGGGGGNAVNTMIEEGLKGVDFIVANTDSQALDANKAEIKIQIGDSLTKGLGAGANPEVGRRAAMEDKERIREFLTGADMIFLTAGMGGGTGTGAAPVIASVAREVGALTVGVVTKPFIFEGKRRMQQAEEGIRELKDKVDTLVVIPNQRLLSIAGKSTTLLETFKVADGVVTQAVRGIADLIVTPGLINLDFADVRTVMREMGFALMGAASATGENRALEAAQQAISSPLLEDVSINGARGVLINVTGGADMSLFEVNEAATLIQAEAHDDATIIFGAVIDEAIEDELRITVIATGFGDEGLTAPQPAPVEKKDAPRQKQGSLGLGVRDARDKKIVHLGTLVDDEYGGPNWQRVEEKEPSAPQPIDLEEKDIAEEDFDIPTFLRKRMD; this comes from the coding sequence ATGTTCGAGATGGTGGATCCGATCGAATCGGGAGCCCGGATCAAGGCGATCGGCATCGGCGGGGGCGGCGGCAACGCGGTCAACACGATGATCGAAGAGGGCCTCAAGGGCGTGGACTTCATCGTGGCCAACACGGACAGCCAGGCGCTGGACGCGAACAAGGCCGAGATCAAGATCCAGATAGGGGACTCCCTGACCAAGGGGCTCGGGGCGGGCGCCAATCCGGAAGTGGGCCGGCGCGCCGCGATGGAGGACAAGGAGCGCATCCGTGAATTCCTCACGGGCGCCGACATGATCTTCCTCACCGCGGGGATGGGCGGCGGCACGGGCACGGGCGCCGCGCCGGTCATCGCCAGCGTCGCGCGCGAGGTGGGAGCGCTCACGGTGGGCGTGGTCACCAAGCCCTTCATCTTCGAAGGCAAACGCCGCATGCAACAGGCGGAGGAAGGCATCCGGGAGCTCAAGGACAAGGTGGATACCCTCGTGGTCATCCCCAACCAGCGTCTGCTCAGCATCGCCGGCAAGTCCACCACGCTGCTGGAGACCTTCAAGGTGGCCGACGGCGTGGTGACCCAGGCGGTCCGGGGCATCGCCGACCTGATCGTGACGCCGGGGCTCATCAATCTCGACTTCGCCGACGTGCGCACGGTCATGAGGGAGATGGGATTCGCGCTGATGGGGGCGGCTTCCGCCACCGGCGAAAACCGCGCCCTCGAGGCGGCGCAGCAGGCGATTTCGAGTCCGTTGCTGGAGGACGTCTCCATCAACGGCGCGCGCGGGGTGCTGATCAACGTCACCGGCGGCGCCGACATGAGCCTGTTCGAGGTCAACGAGGCGGCCACCCTGATCCAGGCCGAGGCCCACGACGACGCCACCATCATCTTCGGCGCGGTGATCGACGAGGCCATCGAGGATGAACTGCGGATCACGGTCATCGCCACGGGTTTCGGCGACGAAGGACTGACTGCGCCGCAGCCGGCACCGGTGGAGAAGAAGGATGCGCCGCGGCAGAAGCAGGGGTCGTTGGGTCTGGGCGTGCGGGATGCCCGGGACAAGAAGATCGTGCACCTCGGCACGCTGGTGGACGACGAGTACGGCGGTCCGAACTGGCAGCGGGTCGAGGAAAAGGAGCCGAGCGCTCCTCAGCCCATCGACCTCGAAGAGAAGGACATAGCCGAGGAAGACTTCGACATCCCGACGTTTCTGCGCAAACGGATGGATTAG
- the ftsA gene encoding cell division protein FtsA has product MTKKNNLVVGLDIGTHKICAVVGEQTEQGPEVVGVGIHPSNGLRKGVVINVEATIEGIKKAVEEAEIMAGCEINTVFAGIAGGHIRGFNSQGVVAVKNKEVTEADVDRVIDAAKAVAIPLDREVLHVLPQEFALDGQAGIQEPRGMSGVRLEASVHIVTGAVAAAQNIIKCCNRTGLNVADFVLEPLASADATLTQEERELGVALVDMGGGTTDVALFHGGSVKHTAVLSVGGNHLTGDIAAGLHAPMAAAEQLKQRYGGGGADVVNRNEMLEVPSVGGRSPRTVSRQVLCEIIEPRVEEVFHLVHREITKSGYARQVVSGIVMTGGSTLLPGMIEMAEKIFDVPVRQGLPGNVTGLVDVVSSPVYSTATGLLLYGLGQQDRNLFRVRDNDVFFKVRGRMTEWFKEFF; this is encoded by the coding sequence ATGACCAAAAAGAACAATCTTGTTGTCGGGCTCGATATCGGCACTCACAAGATCTGCGCGGTGGTGGGAGAGCAGACCGAGCAGGGCCCCGAGGTGGTGGGCGTCGGAATCCATCCGTCCAACGGCCTGCGCAAGGGCGTGGTGATCAACGTCGAGGCCACCATCGAGGGCATCAAGAAGGCCGTGGAAGAGGCCGAGATCATGGCCGGCTGCGAGATCAACACGGTCTTCGCGGGTATCGCGGGGGGCCACATCCGCGGATTCAACAGCCAGGGGGTGGTGGCGGTCAAGAACAAGGAAGTCACCGAGGCCGACGTCGACCGGGTCATCGACGCGGCCAAGGCGGTGGCCATTCCGTTGGACCGGGAGGTGCTGCACGTGCTCCCGCAGGAGTTCGCCCTCGACGGCCAGGCAGGGATCCAGGAGCCGCGGGGCATGTCCGGTGTACGCCTCGAAGCCAGCGTGCACATCGTCACCGGCGCGGTGGCGGCGGCGCAGAACATCATCAAGTGCTGCAACCGCACCGGCCTCAACGTGGCCGATTTCGTCCTCGAACCGCTGGCCTCCGCGGACGCGACCCTGACCCAGGAGGAACGGGAGCTGGGCGTGGCGCTGGTGGACATGGGCGGAGGCACCACCGACGTCGCGCTGTTTCACGGCGGCTCGGTGAAGCACACCGCGGTGCTGAGCGTCGGCGGGAACCATCTCACCGGCGACATTGCCGCGGGCCTGCATGCGCCCATGGCGGCGGCGGAGCAGTTGAAGCAGCGCTACGGCGGGGGGGGGGCCGACGTCGTCAACCGCAACGAGATGCTGGAGGTGCCCAGTGTCGGCGGACGCAGTCCCCGGACGGTGTCGCGGCAGGTGCTGTGCGAAATCATCGAGCCGCGGGTGGAGGAGGTTTTCCATCTCGTGCACCGCGAGATCACCAAGTCCGGCTACGCGCGGCAGGTGGTGTCGGGCATCGTCATGACCGGAGGGTCCACGCTGCTGCCGGGCATGATCGAGATGGCGGAGAAGATCTTCGACGTGCCGGTGCGCCAGGGCCTGCCGGGCAACGTCACCGGATTGGTGGACGTCGTGTCCAGTCCGGTCTACTCCACCGCCACCGGCCTGTTGCTCTACGGCCTCGGGCAGCAGGACCGAAACCTTTTCCGCGTGCGGGACAACGACGTGTTCTTCAAGGTGCGCGGGCGCATGACCGAATGGTTCAAGGAGTTTTTCTAG
- a CDS encoding FtsQ-type POTRA domain-containing protein: MIDPRAWLRKFGRRRAGLAAGAVAACALVLAAWLYPRALAGVYRQGGVVLQASAAIRGTARDISEFVLSHPHFTVREIKVLGAARVKGEDIVVMSGLRPYAGIWSVDPVELGQKVERHPWVKRALVRRDLPARLTITVEEWSAGGIVALDRLYYVADDGVIFKALDEEDSVDLPFVTGLRAAGLAPEAPDTRKKLSQVLKLARTVERAGLELSEVRFHSGGGVVLYPDSYAVPFHMGWGDWDDKLRRLQWFLREFREQETRFRAVDLSFKGQVVTRPRKRA, from the coding sequence ATGATTGATCCACGGGCCTGGTTGCGGAAGTTCGGCCGCCGCCGCGCGGGTCTGGCCGCGGGTGCCGTCGCGGCGTGCGCGTTGGTCCTGGCCGCGTGGCTGTACCCGCGGGCTCTCGCCGGAGTCTACCGGCAGGGCGGCGTTGTGCTCCAGGCGTCCGCGGCCATTCGCGGCACGGCGAGAGACATCTCGGAGTTCGTCCTCTCGCATCCCCATTTCACGGTGCGCGAGATCAAGGTCCTGGGAGCGGCACGGGTGAAGGGGGAGGACATCGTGGTGATGTCCGGGTTGCGGCCGTACGCCGGCATATGGAGTGTCGATCCCGTGGAGCTTGGGCAGAAAGTGGAGCGGCATCCCTGGGTGAAACGGGCGCTGGTGCGGCGGGACCTGCCGGCGCGGCTGACCATCACCGTGGAAGAGTGGAGCGCCGGCGGCATCGTCGCCCTGGACCGGCTGTATTACGTGGCGGACGACGGCGTGATCTTCAAGGCCCTCGACGAAGAGGACTCCGTCGACTTGCCGTTCGTGACGGGCCTGCGCGCGGCCGGTCTCGCGCCGGAAGCGCCGGATACCCGGAAGAAGCTGTCGCAGGTGCTGAAGTTGGCGCGCACGGTGGAACGGGCCGGATTGGAGTTGTCGGAGGTCCGCTTCCACTCCGGCGGCGGCGTGGTGCTTTATCCGGATTCCTACGCCGTGCCGTTCCACATGGGCTGGGGTGACTGGGACGACAAGCTGCGCAGGCTCCAATGGTTCCTGCGCGAGTTCCGGGAGCAGGAGACCCGTTTCAGGGCCGTGGACCTGAGTTTCAAGGGGCAGGTGGTGACGCGTCCGCGAAAGCGGGCGTGA